A genomic region of Zea mays cultivar B73 chromosome 6, Zm-B73-REFERENCE-NAM-5.0, whole genome shotgun sequence contains the following coding sequences:
- the LOC103630267 gene encoding sorting nexin 2B → MMSSTPLSQPATAGDDDDDMESLPLAAASDYASVASTFDPLFSSTSATATSPRSPPTRAAAFTLSPTFSSSFVDPPSYADATGAGAGAVSSSPCSASSPSSASPRSARVAASEYSFLAVSDPETEAEPAATSLVPGSAPTYVSYLVTSVRRGDPDQRRHSVRRRFRDFVTLADRLADAFRGHFVPPRPDKNTVESQVMQRDEFVAQRRAALERYLWRLAEHPAIGPSDELRVFLQAEGKMPLPGTTDMASRMLDGAARLPRQLIAGEDTVTAPQEVVQPAKGGRDLLRIFKELKQSVVTDWAGVKPPLVEEDREFLEKKEKLQEWEQQLTSASQQAEALVKAQQDMAETMGALGLAFVRLTKFETEEAMYDSQRMRAADSRRVATAAVKASRACRDLNAQTVKYLDTLHEHLSIMLSVRTAFSDRASALLTVQTLMSDLASLESRIEKLEAASLKIFGGDKARTRKVEELRETIRATEDAKFCALREYERIKENNRSELQRLDSERKEEFMRMLKGFVASQAAYADKIVDGWETVAEETSGYVGVRGSDSMTS, encoded by the exons ATGATGTCCTCGACGCCGCTGTCGCAGCCGGCCACcgccggcgacgacgacgacgatatgGAGTCCCTCCCCCTTGCCGCCGCCTCCGACTACGCCTCAGTCGCCTCCACCTTTGACCCCCTCTtctcctccacctccgccaccgccACCTCGCCCCGCTCCCCTCCCACGCGCGCCGCCGCTTTCACCCTCTCCCCGACCTTTTCCTCCTCCTTCGTTGACCCGCCCTCCTACGCCGACGccaccggcgccggcgccggcgccgtctcCTCCTCCCCGTGCTCCGCCTCCTCACCCTCCTCCGCGTCGCCGAGATCCGCGCGCGTGGCGGCCTCCGAGTACTCCTTCCTCGCCGTCTCCGACCCGGAGACTGAAGCAGAGCCTGCCGCCACCTCGCTCGTCCCCGGATCCGCGCCCACCTACGTCTCCTACCTCGTCACCAGCGTCCGCCGCGGGGACCCCGACCAGCGCCGCCATTCCGTGCGCCGCCGCTTCCGCGACTTCGTCACGCTTGCAGACCGCCTCGCCGACGCCTTCCGGGGCCATTTCGTGCCGCCGCGCCCGGACAAGAACACCGTCGAGAGCCAGGTCATGCAGCGGGACGAGTTCGTGGCTCAGCGCCGTGCTGCGCTCGAGCGGTATCTCTGGCGACTCGCCGAGCACCCGGCCATCGGCCCCAGCGACGAGCTGCGCGTCTTTCTGCAGGCCGAGGGCAAGATGCCACTGCCCGGCACCACTGATATGGCATCGCGGATGCTGGATGGTGCAGCAAGGCTGCCGCGGCAGCTCATTGCTGGGGAAGATACCGTCACCGCACCACAGGAAGTCGTGCAGCCTGCCAAGGGCGGCAGGGACCTGCTTAGGATATTCAAGGAGCTCAAGCAGTCGGTGGTAACTGACTGGGCTGGTGTCAAGCCACCCTTGGTAGAGGAGGATAGGGAGTTCCTGGAGAAGAAAGAGAAGCTGCAGGAGTGGGAACAGCAGCTCACCAGTGCGTCACAACAG GCAGAAGCACTTGTCAAGGCTCAACAAGATATGGCTGAAACAATGGGAGCGCTTGGGTTGGCATTCGTTAGACTAACAAAGTTTGAAACCGAGGAGGCAATGTATGACTCTCAGAGGATGAGAGCAGCTGACAGCAGGCGTGTAGCCACTGCAGCTGTTAAAGCTAGCAGGGCATGTCGAGACTTGAATGCGCAAACTGTTAAATATCTG GATACGCTGCATGAACATTTAAGCATAATGTTGTCTGTCCGCACTGCATTTTCTGATCGGGCAAGTGCATTATTGACTGTGCAAACACTTATGTCGGATTTGGCATCATTAGAGTCCAGGATCGAGAAACTCGAGGCTGCATCCTTGAAGATATTTGGTGGTGATAAAGCTAGGACTCGCAAAGTTGAAGAGCTAAGGGAAACAATTAGGGCTACTGAAGATGCTAAGTTCTGCGCTTTAAGAGAGTACGAGAGAATTAAG GAAAATAACAGGAGCGAACTCCAGCGACTAGACAGCGAAAGGAAAGAAGAATTCATGAGGATGCTAAAAGGATTTGTTGCAAGTCAG GCGGCCTACGCGGACAAAATCGTGGATGGATGGGAGACGGTAGCGGAGGAGACGAGCGGTTATGTTGGTGTGCGTGGATCTGATAGCATGACTTCGTAG